GGGCCATTTTCGGGTTCCAGCGACGAGTCTGATGACCGAAGTGGACACCTGCCTCGAGAAGCTGTTTCATAGAAATAACTGACATAGTGGTGCACCTCCTGTTTTGTACTTCTGCTGCCCTCATCCTCCGCGTCACCACGCTTTTACGCGGCACAGTACGGCTATCGGGCCAGCATGTTTATTTTTACACCGTGGAAAAGTATATCATAAGCCCTGGAAACTTGGCAATATGTTTTTTAATTTTTTTCGCTACCTTTTATCAAGTTCCGGCCAGCCCGTCCTGGCCTCGTCATAAGCTTCCATATAGTGAGCCAGGTCATGCAGGAGCTTTTCCGGCTCCAGGGGCTTGGTCAGATGGCTGTTCATGCCGGCTGCCTTGGACTTCTCCGCATCCTCCCTGAAGGCATTGGCGGTCAGAGCCAGGATGGGCACTGCCCTGCTGTCCTTGCGGGGCATGGCACGTATGAGCTTGGCAGCCTGCAGCCCATCCATCACCGGCATGCGGATATCCATCAGGATAGCATCTATGCTGCCCAGATCCGAATCATTGAAAATCTCTATACCGATCTGCCCATTCTCTGCCAAGATCACCGCCATGCCCTCATCCTCCAGCAAGGTCTTGGCCAGTTCCTGATTGAGAGCATTATCCTCACAGAGCAGCACCCGCCGCCCCTCAAAGAAGTCTTTGGGAATGACCTCGTTCCCTCTGCCCGGCACAGGAGCCATCACCTGCTCCATATAGAACTCCACCTTGAACTCCGTGCCCTCGCCTACCCTGCTGGACACGTTTATGCTGCCCCCCAGCATATCCACCAGCTGCTTGGCAATAGCCAGCCCCAGTCCCGTCCCCTGCACAGGCAGCCTGTGCTCCTGGACAAAAGGCTCGAACATCTTGGGCAGGAAAGAATCCTCCATGCCTATGCCCGTATCCTTGATGCTGACACGGCACTTCCGCCGCCCCCCCTGCCTTTCAGGCAGGCATTCGGCAGCAAAAGTCACCGTCCCTCCCACATGGGTGAACTTGACTGCATTGGAAAGGAGATTCAGGAAAACCTTGTTGAGCTTCAGGGCATCCACTTTCACCGTCCCCATCTCAGCCAGGCTTCCCTTCGTCTCAAAATGCAACCCTTTATTTTCCGCCATGGAGCTGATGGTGGTGAGCAAGGCATCGAACATGTTCTCTGCCTCGACGATTTCCGGTTCCAGCCGCAGCTTGCCAGCGGAAATCCTGGAAAGCTCCAAAGTATCATCAATCAGGCTTTGGAGCAGCTCCGCAGACTTGAGTATCTTCTGCAGGTAATTCTGCACCTTCTCCATATTGTTGGAAGCCGCCGCCAGCCGGGCAAAGCCCAGGATGCCGTTCAGAGGCGTGCGCATATCATGGCTCACATTGGAAAGAAAGGCTGTCTTGGCCCGGTTTGCCATTTCCGTGCGCTTGAGGGAGGCCAGCAGCCTGTCATTCAGTTCCACGATCTTCTGCTGCTGGCGGTACTCCTCGGTGACATCCTCAAAGCTGCCCACCAGCCCCACGATCTCTCCATTTTCAATCAGGGGGCTCTTGCTGGCAACGATATCACGCATTTCCCCGTGGCTCAGGCATTTGCCGCGTACCCTGTGAGTTGAATGGCCTGTCTCCAGCACCCAAAGCTCATCATTCTTGTAGGGACCGTCCTCCTCATGCCAACCCATATCCTCATCGGTTTTGCCTATGATGACGGACTCACTGGGAAAACCGTAATACTCCAGAAACGCCTTATTCGCCCCCAGGAACCTGCGGTCCTTATCCTTCCAGAAAATGCCGATCTGGGTAGTCTCCAGTATCTTGTCCAAAAGCAGGTTCATGTGTTTCTGCTCTGCCCGGCGCCGCTCATTCTGCTCATGTTCCTGGGCCACATCCATGAGACTGCTGTAAAAAAGCCTGCCTCCTTCTGGCAGATTCACCTGCACAGTATGACAGATAACCCAAGCATAAGTGCCATCAGGTCGAAGCATACGGAAACTCAGTCGCCACTGCTCTTCCCCATTATCCAAAGCCCTTTGGGTAGCCTGTCTGATCCGCTGGGTATCCTCAGGGTGTGTCACCAAATCCAGCGACTGAGACAAATAATGGCAAGCTGCCTCTTCCTCCAGCCTGAGGAAATCACAAAGCCCCTTGGAAACCTTCAGGCACTGTCTGCCCTCGTCCTCCTCATATGAATAAATGAATATCGGCACCGGCAATGCCGCCATGTTCTCCCATTCCATTGCCATCGTCCATCCCACCTTGTTCTTCTGTCAATAACTATATTCAAAGTCCATTATTCCAAATACTTCCCGATAGGCAAAATATTTCTCTTACTAGTATTCTGCCTCAACTGCCAAAATGCCTGCCAGCGCAAAAGAAAAAACGCACCTGCCAGACGACAGATGCGGTATGTATACAGAATTAAAGCAATTTGGTCACCAGGACAATCAAGGGCAAAGCAATCAAGGTTCTTTCGATGAAGATGAGGAAGAGCCGTTTCATATCCAGCCCCACCTCGCTCTTGACGATGATGCTGCCCACCTCCGTGAGGTAAATGATCTGCACCAGCGAAAGGGCAGCCACCACAAAGCGTGTGGCATAAGGCAGGTCGGTACTGGTGATCAGGGCAGGGATGAACATGTCGATAAAGCCCACCAAAGTGGCAGGAGCAATCTGGAAGGCTCCCTCTACTCCCAAAAGCTGCATATACATGCCCATGGGATAGGCCAGCCAGTGGAAAATGCTCGTTTCATTCACCAGGATTGAACCAATGGTTCCCCAGGCGACCACCACAGGGATAAGGTCAAAGATTATGCCCAGAGTC
This genomic interval from Selenomonas sp. AB3002 contains the following:
- a CDS encoding PAS domain-containing hybrid sensor histidine kinase/response regulator; this encodes MAMEWENMAALPVPIFIYSYEEDEGRQCLKVSKGLCDFLRLEEEAACHYLSQSLDLVTHPEDTQRIRQATQRALDNGEEQWRLSFRMLRPDGTYAWVICHTVQVNLPEGGRLFYSSLMDVAQEHEQNERRRAEQKHMNLLLDKILETTQIGIFWKDKDRRFLGANKAFLEYYGFPSESVIIGKTDEDMGWHEEDGPYKNDELWVLETGHSTHRVRGKCLSHGEMRDIVASKSPLIENGEIVGLVGSFEDVTEEYRQQQKIVELNDRLLASLKRTEMANRAKTAFLSNVSHDMRTPLNGILGFARLAAASNNMEKVQNYLQKILKSAELLQSLIDDTLELSRISAGKLRLEPEIVEAENMFDALLTTISSMAENKGLHFETKGSLAEMGTVKVDALKLNKVFLNLLSNAVKFTHVGGTVTFAAECLPERQGGRRKCRVSIKDTGIGMEDSFLPKMFEPFVQEHRLPVQGTGLGLAIAKQLVDMLGGSINVSSRVGEGTEFKVEFYMEQVMAPVPGRGNEVIPKDFFEGRRVLLCEDNALNQELAKTLLEDEGMAVILAENGQIGIEIFNDSDLGSIDAILMDIRMPVMDGLQAAKLIRAMPRKDSRAVPILALTANAFREDAEKSKAAGMNSHLTKPLEPEKLLHDLAHYMEAYDEARTGWPELDKR